The Setaria viridis chromosome 6, Setaria_viridis_v4.0, whole genome shotgun sequence genome includes the window AAACTTCTGTAGGCAGTCAAGGCAGGGAGGTGGAATGCAATCTAGCTTGCATCATGACAGTGTAGTTGCTCACAGTCTTGGACCTCTGAAGAGGCAGAAGAAATTGCATTCCGTCTATTCATTCCCTGTGGGTCCCCAATCGCCTATCACGCCTTCACATGCACTGGCGGGCAACAATGCAGATACAGTAGGTTTGGTGTATTTCTGATCTTGCTTTGTAGTCACCATAAAAAATGTTCTTATTTGTCTCCTGTCAAATGTGAATTACATACCAGCTGCTCAAAAAGTATGTTCATCTACCACGCAAATGCACACAGACCAAACCAAGATGACAAATTAATCTTTTGAAATTATGCAAGTCAGGAAAGAAAATACAAAAGTATCTTATGTTGCTGCATCAGTTTTCACTGGCAATATTTTGTTGATGAGGAGACAGAATTCTTTACCTGCTGTTTTGATGGGCTATTACAGATTTTAATGAATGTTTAATCAAGTGCATCTCTAAACCTTAATGTCCGGTATTTTGCTATGTGAGCCTGGTTCAATTCAACACCCATCGTATATTTTTGAAATCTTAATCGTCAGTGACCAGCATTTGTGCTGTTAGTGTTGCATGATATGTGCCCTATTTGGCTGTTAAAAAGTGTCCTCTGACAGATGGCACCTGAAAACATAAGATGGGGCTCTGCCTATCAAGCCCTTCCAAATCAAGTTGGTTGGTTGGCATCTGATGGTGCTATGCCAGGCATGGGCAGAAGAGGAAGGTTTCATGAGACACCCAATGGCATCAGCCTTTTCAACTTCAATCATATTGATGTACCTAATACTGGTATTCTTGTGAAGAAGGTATGCTGGTTGAgatttttttgatgaaactaAATGGAAAATCGTTATTTCAATTTCATATGCGTGTTGTTAACAGGTCGAGATGGTATTATCCCATCCAGATGTGTATGCAATTCAGAAGGCAAAAAAATTGCTTATAGTAAGTTGATTTTCCCTATTCCCCCCAGTAGTTCTGAAGAGAACTTGAACTGGTGAAACTGCAATTCATTTCTTCTTGAAAATTGACACGGTAAATCATTATCATTGCAGGACCAAGAGCAGTCATTGCTTGATGCAATTGCAAAACTTGATGAAGCATCTGATGGTGAAAGTGGTAAGTTGCTGTGGGTTGTTAGAATTCATGAACTTGCTATTTAGATTAATTTGCCCAGAGGACAGTGAAGATTGGGAAGTAGTAATTCTTGATTACTGTCGTTTAGAACACAGCAAACTCTGTTCTCCTTGCGATAGGAAATTACATGTGCTATTTTGTGTACTGAATCAGTTGTCTGGTATTTAGTTCAATTTTGAAGATGTGCTGGAAGCTTTCACAATGTCACTGAAATAGCTTAACAAGTTGGCAAACCTGTGCCCTGTGGCATGCAAAAACTCAAGTGTCAAACGCAGTAGTATAGATAAAGAGCATCAATGTTAATGATTGAGAATAGATACAGTCTGTACACTTTTTTATCACCCTCTTCTTTTTTGTCAAAAATGGAGAAATCAAACTGCTTGCATTCCTTGTCAAAAAAAGGTTGTGTAGGTCGCAGTGTGTTGCGTTTAACACAAGGAAGGTCAATTCCACCTTCAAAATAGATATATATGCGCATTGTTACTCTGCCAGTGTTGTAGAAGGCTTGAAATCTAGTGTAGATTTGCTGAGCTAATACTGCATGCAATGATTAAGTCTGGCCCACATGGGAGACTGGAGTCTGGAAATCCTACTGCTAGACAACCTGATTAGAATAGCCAAGTTTTGAGAATTCCATCCTAAAACATTTTGCATGGTTGAAGGTGAACACAGCAAACAATTGCACATTGTTTATGATATAGATCAATTTCACTAACGACTCTTTATGTAACAGATGATATTGGGCTCGTTGAAGGACAGATAGGTGTAGTTGGGTGACATGGGTGTTGAAGTTATCAGAACTTCACATTACAAGCAGCAACTGGATATTTTGGAGCTCCCAGTTCAGACTGCTAGTTTGCAACTTATTGGTATGGTAGGTTAGGTTCTTTCGCACTAGGGCAAGTCTGCACATGCTCTCTGATGGGAATATGCATCTTCAACACCATGATGTGATGATCTTTCATCTGTAATCGAGTGTAGTAGCTATATATGCTTGTCCTTCAGAACTGAGGATTCAGTAGTTGTAGTCTTTGTAGATTCGTTCTCCTTGGCCATCTGGCAGGCCTTGCTCTGCTACTATACTATCTATTTATCTAGGGATGTTAGACTTGTTTTCGTTGAGCTATTTTCTTCCAATTCTAGACTAAAAGAATAGTTTGGATGCTCTTGAATCTCGAGTTTCAGCATACAAACTCTACATCTGAGGTGGAGCTGGGAGCCAGAGCTAAACAGGGCCTTAGTTTAGCCAAGCACACGTATCTGAGGGGAACATAATCCGCATTTGAAGTGGACTGTGGATGAGGGTTACGTGCTGCCTACAGTTCAGATTGTATGGCTGGTACTCGATTTTGAACATTTCGCAGCATCGTTGTGGATCAGGAACCCTGTTGTTGTTCAGCTGCAGAAGGTACGCAAATTTCGTCGAGCGAGAATTTTGGATGGGCAAACAACTTCTTACTACAGCAGCACAAATAGGTATCGTTCTCTCTTGTGTTTTGAAAGTGTACGCACTGGACTCTGTTGTATTGCCACAGCAGGAATGGTTGGATAGCATTAGCATCAAGCCGTTTCAGCGCTCTTGAAGCGTAAATAAACAGCTGAATTAACACGAGCAGGGATAGCTCAGTTGGGAGAGTGTCAGACTGAAGATCTCAAGGTCGCGTGTCCGATCCACGCTCACCGCATGGCATTTTATTTTTACAGTTTTTCAACGCAGCGCTCTATTATTTCTCTCATTTTTTCTTACCCTAGCAAAAAAGCTATCAAGTaacaagttcatctcaaaaCACAATACAGTGCTGCATCAAATGAGCAATGGTGCCATGTTGATCATCCTTTTTAACAGGCAGCTCTCTTGCCGATTAGTTTAAAAAAGGAGCAATGATGTAAAAAAAAGAAGTCCCAAATGAGACTTGAGTAATTGGCTGAGTGGTGTTCCTTGTCCTTGGAGAGCACTTCCTGCTCCAGTATAAGTTTCAAAATCCAGTCCAAAAATCATACACAACAACAGTTTCCAAAAAGGAATCGTTTTCCTTCAAGTCCCATGAAAGGAGACCATGAGAGGCGCAGGTCAGTCCATCCAGTTTCCCCATTCGAAAACCAAGTACCACCCCTACATCACTGGCATACAGTACAAGCTCGGAACGCTCCTACAACCCTACAGCATTTACACACAGCTGAGACTGAGTCTATCAATTCCTACTGCCTTCCCATTCCCGTCCCTTCACTTCCTTCCCCCGCGCTTTGTCCCGCCCCCCCTTGCCCTCTTCGCTggcggcggagatgggggcGCCGCAGCACGCTTAGGGGGCCTGCCGATGTTTCTCCTCCCCGGTGGGGTGCCCCTGCCCCTCTTGGAGCCAGAGCCGCCGGCAGGCTCCTTCTTGCCCTCGCTGCCCTTCCCGGCCTTcttctgctccgccgccgcggagagCTTCAGCGTCTCCAGCAGCGACACGCGCTCCGTCGAGGGTGCCGAGCCTTGCTTCATCCGGTTCAGGAAGTTCACGGCGTTCCGTTTCTTGGCGACCCCCGCGCCGCTCCCCACCGCGCTGCTTCCACCTTTCTTGCCAGGCTTCTTCGTCCCTTCGGCAGGCGCGTCGCTGTCCGAGCCATTGTCCTCAGTCTTCTGATTTGGAGCTGCCTTCCTgacaggggcggcgcgggtcTTGTTCGTCCTCAACCCCCGCGCCTTGTCCTTGGTGCCACCTGCCTTCTTGCTCGCCTCGTTCTCCTCCTTATCAGTCTCACCCTTCTCTGCTTTCTCCTccttggcggccgcggcggcagcctTCGCGATGGAGCTCCGCTTCCGGCAGACGATGATCGGCGCCGTCTTCTCCAGCAGCGACCCGACGTCGGCCTCCGCCTTGGCCTTCttggacgccggcgccgcagcctTCCCCGAGGTCCCGGGCTGGTCCTTGCGGAGGGACGCGGGAATGTGCTTGGAGACGAGGGCGCGCGTCCGCGTCGCCGCGGAGTGCTCGGGCGAGCCGCGCGGGAAGAAGACGAGCGCGTTGGCGCAGAGCAGGAGCAGGTCGCGGTAGAACTCGGACGCGGACGAGtagcacgcgccgccgccgccttccagCTTCGATCTGACCGTCTCCAGGTCCACGTGGCGCCTGATGGTGCTCCTGTATTTCGCGTCATCCTGCGAGCAATTTTGGCTGGTCGGTCAGCGGAAGAGAAAGAAATTCCCATACAAAGAAAAAGTAAATAGTTGTTGAAAATAAATGTGTTCAGAAAAGAATCAAATCGAATAAAATTAAAGGAAAAGAGGGAGAACAAATTTAAACACAAAAGGCAGCTGAAAAACGATGCACGACACGTTAGCACGTGATGGCATGATTTTTTTCGCCCCTCGAAAGGATCGCAAGCTTATTTTAGTGGCCCCAGCAGTCAGCACACTGTACCCGCGGCGGCACGGAACAATGGCCGACAAGCTGGGCCCACGAGTCTCGGTTAAACTCCACGTGGCGACTCGCGATTGGGCCTCCCGGGGCCACCCCACGAACGCGAACCGCGCCTCCCCCTGCGCCACCCACCTACGCATCTCGTCGCGCGCTACCCTTATCTCCAGCTCAGCACGCCCCGGATCGGACGGCGCCCGATCTACACGTCCCGCACGGCACGGCCGCACCGTCACGACCGCGCGCGTACGTGGCCGGCGtgccccaccaggccaccagtCCATTACCGCGGCCACCCGACGCGTCCGTACTACCACGTCCTGTCGTCCTGCGCTCGCCGGCGACTCGACGagtcgacggcggcgacgaggcaaGGTGGTCGCTTTTGCGTGTGCACGCAAAGCGGGAAGACGCGATAATTTCGCGCGATTTGGTGCCGAGCGTGCGAGTACTCAGCAGCATATCGCGAGATGATCAGGAGACGTGCTCCGCTGAGCTGACAGCCGGTTTGGGCGCTTGTGTTTGGACGGCTTCGTAAATTGATTTAGGAGAGGGTCATTTTTCATTTTTACAGTTTTACTGCGTGTGGAGAAAAACCGGGACGGGAGAGGGaggattgttttttttttttttacctggcTCTCGAGCCGCCGCTCGAACACGGAGCCCGGCTTGCTGGTCCGCACCGACTCGAGGAACGCGAGCagcgcctcggcctccgccgcggggAGGGCCGCGCGCGCCGACGTCGACGCCGACGCTTCCTCGGCTTCTGCCTCCTccacaccggcgccgccgccgccctcccgctcgcggcggcgggacgggcTGGCCGAGCTCTGCACGTCGCTGCTCTCCTTGTCGGTCTCCTTCGACCGGGCCACCGACTCGCCGGAGACCTCCTCCCGCTTCACGGCCAACGActcgccggccgcggcctcctcctcctccccttcctccttcgccgccgcggcaccgtcaacggcggcggaggccgtgcCGGCGTCGTGCACGGGCCGCTTCAGATCTGAAGAGTTGGACTCCTTGCACGACCGCCCGGACTCGCCGCCGGAGACGCggtcctccccgccgccggcgtcgtcctCCAGCGatcccttccccgccgccggctcctcgccctcctccgccTTCACCGCCGGCAGATTGGCCTCGCCGGAGATGCTccgctccctctcctccttgAGCCGTTTCACTTTGGATTGCAACGACCTAATCATTTCCGATGAGAAAGAAAACGTAATCAGCATTTCCGCCGGGAAAAACAGCGGCCGCCCGATCAGCATCAGACGGCTCACGAGGCGCCGTGCTGGACGAACCGGGCAGGCTTGTTTTAATGTTTTATCATTATATTGTCCAGGCTgttaatttttttcttcctttaccCGATCGAGAGATCGTATCGCTCGACCtcgcggcggagctcggcgacgCGCAGCTTGCGGAGCTCCTCCACCCACCCGTCAGCGGCGGCCGCGTCGGGGTCCtcgtcgacgtcgccggcgccggcggcgaaccggcggtggaggaggcggaagTGGAGGCGGCAGCCGGTGGGCGTGAgtcgaggggcggcggcggcggggcagcgcGACTGGACCTCCATGGCCACGGAGTCCCAGCTggccgtgccgtgccgccgcACGGCGCACGCCAGGAGGAGCTCCTCCCACGTGCCCCAgatctcgccgccggccgccgccgaggtccCCGGCGAGACGCCGGGATCGTCCGATCTGGCCGTCAtcctcgcctcccccgccgtACCGGCTCCACGTCccggcgtcggtggcggcggctcatAGCGCCGCCTCCATGGATTGGGATGAGAGGTGAGCTAGGGTTTGGTTGGTCTGGTTGGGCTAGCCCCCGGCCCCCGTGCCGTCGCCCCCCCTGGCTATCTATCTCCCTGTGTGGTTCGTCTAGGTTTTGGTTCAGGCCCCCATCCCACCATCTGGTCCTTTTCTCCCtctcgttttttttttcctttctctttctttattTGGTTTGGTTTGAGAAATGGAGCCGGTGAAGCCCCTTTGGGCAATTCTGAGGTTCTCCACGGGTCTTTCACGAAATGGGACCAAATTGAATTCCAAATAATTCATGCCCGGGCCTACCTACCATTATTCAATCGAATTTTCAATTCTGATATTCTCCCGGGCATCATGGCGCCTGCCCACCTGCTTCAGCGTGCCAAATAATCCGGCAAATCGTGCGGTGTGAAGCAGACCGGAGCAGAACTGACTCGGCCCATGATATCATGTCGCTATCCCATAAAGCCCGTAAAACTGGCCCAATTGAACACTACGGAGTAAGAGTTTTATGATCATAGAGTGATAAGTTTTGTAAAAATTGTTAACAAAACTCAGTTTGAGTGAGAGGCTTTTCGGTAATTGGCATTAGCTTACAATCAATACTAAAAGATGTGTTTAGTCTCATTGGCTCGCCAAGCATGTTATGTACTTCTTTTTGTCTACAGATATTAAGTTTAATGCATCTAATCCTTTACTAAAAAGAGCacgtattttttttccaaaagcaATTATCTACTAGAAATACTTTTCCAATTATTCCCtagaatttttttaagaaaggaGTAAAGTGCACCTATGGTCCTACTTTTTAAGTTTTTCTCTCTAAGTGACAATCTCAATCTATAATTATACCTAGTGCCAAACACTAAGAAAGATTTAGAACCCAGAATCTTACTTTGAGAGTTTATAAACCTAGACAAGAATCGAGAAAAGTTTAATTTCCCTGATTCATTTTACTCTTATGAGAATGTTTTTCCAAAAACTTTTTGCAAAAATGTGTCCAGAATTATTTGCAATCCCAAAAGAAAATGACGGGTTCCGGTAAAGGGTACCCGAAAAAGCAGGATGTTGCACTAACAGCACACCAGCACATGACTGCGAAAAGACGAGAGGCTTAGGAAGGGTCTCATGGCGGCCCCTGACAATAGCAAGAGAAGAGCAGCGTCCATACCAATAACCTTCTGAACGAATCTCTGATTCCCTCAGAAGCTTGTGGGCTAGACCTAGTGGGTCCGCTCACGCGAACCCACCGAACATCTCAACCATCAAACGACACACACGGAGAACGAATGAGCCCTCCCTCGACCTTGAGGTCGGGGGAAGACTCGGGAGCTACTGACGGGTTCCTGTACCAAGAGTACCCCGAGGAAGGGATTCAAGGCAGTCGAGACACAAAAAGGCCAATGGCCCAACAGCAAGAGGCACGCTGAAGACGGTCTAAACGACGCTGCGGCCTATCACGCGACCTCCCTTGGTCGGGAGCCAAGAGCCGTAACTCGTCGGTTCGGCCAGATCGGGGTTGGGGCCCTCAAGGGGCCCACAGCGCCCTACCCACTCCTTGACTAAAGGGTGAATAATGCCGTACCGAAAACATTGAATGCAGGACGTGGCCCTCCTGACCGCCCCACGCCAGAGACATGATTGGGTGAGGGGAGCCAACCTTTAGCCGGGGGATCCAAGGGTGAGGCTAGACCCCTCGAACCACCTAGGACGACCTGCAGAGCGAGGCCACACGTGATCGTACGCATCCACGCGCCCCGATATCATCATCACCCTCGCCGCCAAGGTGAGCCGTCAAGATCAAGACTCTACCCCCATGCCAGGCCCCGTACGGGCTCGGGCAAGGTGGGACCCAACGCCAAGTGTATCGGCACGGGAAGGCTGTGAGCGTGCCAAGAAGGTTGAGGAAAACTGAGAGAAGCGGCATGCCCCGTCCATGCTGCTAACCAAGGCTCATTCACTCATCTCCGATATGGACGTCAGTAGGAGCTTCCGTCCCCTTCACTGCCACGGGGTTGGCGGACGGGACGAAGCACGCTGCGGAGCAGGTCAGGACGTGCGTAAGCGGCCCACGCCACACAGGAGCCACCGTACGGGGCATACGAAGCCCATGACCGGCCAAGAAGACAGGACAAGAAGGCCCCTCGGTGCACAGGTGCCCGACCATACCACAACCCCTGACCTCCAAGGTCGGGGAGCCCCTCCATTTCTCAGCATTGTCACCATGTCCCTAGCCTATATAAGGGGAACCGGGCTTTCCTTCTTGCTCTCTCGCATTCCACAACACACCTGCACATTGTACAAACGCTTTCTTGCAAGCACCCCGTTGTAAGCCcagtgcacttgatccaaggaatatgactcctgccgaaac containing:
- the LOC117860667 gene encoding uncharacterized protein: MTARSDDPGVSPGTSAAAGGEIWGTWEELLLACAVRRHGTASWDSVAMEVQSRCPAAAAPRLTPTGCRLHFRLLHRRFAAGAGDVDEDPDAAAADGWVEELRKLRVAELRREVERYDLSIGSLQSKVKRLKEERERSISGEANLPAVKAEEGEEPAAGKGSLEDDAGGGEDRVSGGESGRSCKESNSSDLKRPVHDAGTASAAVDGAAAAKEEGEEEEAAAGESLAVKREEVSGESVARSKETDKESSDVQSSASPSRRREREGGGGAGVEEAEAEEASASTSARAALPAAEAEALLAFLESVRTSKPGSVFERRLESQDDAKYRSTIRRHVDLETVRSKLEGGGGACYSSASEFYRDLLLLCANALVFFPRGSPEHSAATRTRALVSKHIPASLRKDQPGTSGKAAAPASKKAKAEADVGSLLEKTAPIIVCRKRSSIAKAAAAAAKEEKAEKGETDKEENEASKKAGGTKDKARGLRTNKTRAAPVRKAAPNQKTEDNGSDSDAPAEGTKKPGKKGGSSAVGSGAGVAKKRNAVNFLNRMKQGSAPSTERVSLLETLKLSAAAEQKKAGKGSEGKKEPAGGSGSKRGRGTPPGRRNIGRPPKRAAAPPSPPPAKRARGGGTKRGGRK
- the LOC117860668 gene encoding protein EMSY-LIKE 3 — encoded protein: MAYRAFDGSGTDDELPSTYQISGQRVHFSGNGRSLAGTLSQPRLHSKLDSDIHQIEQQAYTGVLRAFKMQSDALTWEKESLITELRRELKVSDEEHRVLLNKVNEEEAVHRIRQSRQGGGMQSSLHHDSVVAHSLGPLKRQKKLHSVYSFPVGPQSPITPSHALAGNNADTMAPENIRWGSAYQALPNQVGWLASDGAMPGMGRRGRFHETPNGISLFNFNHIDVPNTGILVKKVEMVLSHPDVYAIQKAKKLLIDQEQSLLDAIAKLDEASDGESDDIGLVEGQIGVVG